The following coding sequences lie in one Drosophila sulfurigaster albostrigata strain 15112-1811.04 chromosome 2R, ASM2355843v2, whole genome shotgun sequence genomic window:
- the LOC133838660 gene encoding uncharacterized protein LOC133838660, which produces MLLKRDALISALVLTLYYVGVAVAHHDQRDFVTMGVKKSRRGNTRSSSAPQRFGGMAIDGIGFHYTLRYQPGFHLQKFAQQMEPEMTMAPPAPQEMPATEMPAMPTEPAPPAPTTMPPDEEPEPTIPMRPTTEPLPDPPQTMPPTDMMPTPAPSDMMPMPMPTPRPSMRPSVPPTPSTTRSSIMQPQTFPGKLALKLKQLIFGSPVEANLILKQPSAPKAKGKGFLSLFEVIKFPNTKCSVSMGDIRTMEGVCYHEFECKSLGGIPTESCADGVGACCIFVNGCGDVTSQQTVYFESPNYPQAVREMMICVLIVNVRKGVQQLRLDFQMFELSRPTNGDCIDDQFIISGHNTNFNIPILCGINTGQHIYVHVGDSNEGKVYFSVFVKVSGGGRSFNIKITQVDDDLAPDNCLQYYSDGEGIIKSFNYDADGSIVSNREATYLNNMNYAICLARSKNVCSISYNTEQLGGDQPDFQIVNKDESENDLVSDGQAGAGIFNCPDDFIAINSVRLCGERFNDGTENEDFNMHATVRDIAAGPIVLPFRSDAEYVGRGFRLVYRQELCV; this is translated from the exons ATGTTGTTAAAACGCGATGCGTTGATAAGCGCTCTCGTTTTGACGCTCTAttatgtgggcgtggctgtggCCCACCACGATCAACGTGATTTTGTGACGATGGGCGTCAAGAAGAGTCGACGTGGCAACACCAGATCATCATCAGCGCCACAGCGATTCGGCGGCATGGCCATCGATGGCATTGGCTTCCACTATACGCTACGCTATCAGCCGGGCTTCCACCTGCAGAAATTCGCACAGCAAATGGAGCCGGAGATGACAATGGCACCACCAGCACCACAAGAAATGCCTGCCACAGAGATGCCTGCAATGCCCACAGAGCCAGCACCACCAGCGCCGACCACCATGCCACCGGATGAAGAGCCAGAGCCAACAATACCCATGCGTCCGACAACAGAGCCACTGCCCGATCCACCACAGACAATGCCACCAACTGATATGATGCCCACTCCCGCTCCCTCTGATAtgatgccaatgccaatgccaacaCCTCGGCCTTCGATGCGACCTTCAGTGCCGCCCACACCGTCGACAACACGCAGCTCCATCATGCAGCCGCAAACTTTTCCCGGCAAACTGgcgctgaagctgaagcagctcATCTTTGGCTCACCAGTCGAAGCGAATCTCATACTGAAGCAGCCAAGCGCACCCAAAGCCAAGGGCAAGGGTTTCCTAAGTCTCTTCGAGGTGATCAAGTTCCCCAACACCAAGTGCAGTGTCTCCATGGGCGACATACGCACCATGGAAGGTGTTTGCTATCACGAGTTCGAGTGCAAAAGTTTGGGTGGCATTCCCACCGAGAGTTGTGCCGATGGTGTCGGTGCCTGTTGCATCT TTGTTAACGGTTGCGGCGATGTTACCAGCCAACAGACCGTATACTTCGAGAGTCCCAACTATCCGCAAGCGGTGCGCGAAATGATGATCTGTGTGCTGATCGTTAATGTGCGAAAAGGtgtgcagcagctgcgacTCGATTTCCAAATGTTTGAG CTTAGTCGCCCCACCAATGGCGATTGCATAGatgatcaatttattatatcaGGCCACAatactaattttaatataccTATTCTCTGTGGCATCAACACTGGTCAACACA TTTACGTACACGTCGGAGACTCTAATGAGGGCAAAGTGTATTTCTCGGTATTTGTCAAGGTCTCTGGCGGTGGTCGCTCCTTCAATATCAAGATAACTCAGGTTGATGATGATCTGGCGCCAGATAATTGCCTGCAATATTATAGCGATGGTGAAGGGATTATCAAGTCCTTTAACTACGATGCGGATGGCAGCATTGTAAGCAATCGGGAGGCCacttatttg AACAATATGAACTATGCCATATGCTTGGCACGATCCAAAAATGTGTGTAGCATCAGTTATAATACAGAGCAATTGGGTGGCGATCAGCCTGACTTTCAGATCGTCAACAAGGATGAAT cTGAGAATGATCTGGTTTCCGATGGTCAGGCTGGCGCTGGCATCTTCAATTGCCCGGACGATTTCATAGCCATCAATTCGGTGCGGTTGTGCGGAGAGAGGTTCAACGATGGCACCGAGAACGAGGATTTCAACATGCATGCTACAGTGAGGGATATTGCCGCCGGACCCATTGTGTTGCCCTTTCGCAGCGATGCCGAATATGTGGGTCGCGGTTTTCGGCTCGTCTACAGGCAGGAATTGTGTGTCTAA